ATGTATAGAAATAAATATTGGTTGACTTTTGTTTATCTGTCaaactctaaaatgacttgcaTGAAGGCGGAAACTGATAAGAAAGAAGGTGATGCTGCAGAAGAGGATGAGGAAAAAGtcgaagaggaagaagaagaataCAGCGATGATGGTGATTACGAGCAGGTAGAAAAGTGCCCGGGTGCAATTTTAAATAATTCTACAAGTATATGTATTGTGTATATATAGCTTGTACATGATTAATTGTTTAGGAAGTGGACCAATTTCTACTACCCTCTGCTCTCTAGAAAGCAAATAGGATTGTGTAATGCCAAGTGAAAGCCAATAGTTCTTTCGTCTCAGCTGATAAAGATGAACTTACTGTTCAGATGAATATTATGTTAAATCTAAAGATTCTTTAGCAATTGGCATTgcagaaaaaaaggaaaaaagaagaGTAGCTACTTGGAGCTACTAAATTCTAATCCACAAAAGATGACTGGCATTGACCTCCATTTACCGATGGAGGAGAAGATGACAAATTATTTTTAATCTTCATCTTTATCTCCCCCTCCTATTTTTTGCACATCAAATTGCTCTCTTCACTGTCTTCTGCTGTGAGTAGGGGTGATACAATGTCATTGGGCGGTTGGGCCATGAATAGGTTAATTATGAACTGTGGAAGTAGCAACCTTGTGGCATCCCTTCTCTCTTGTATGCGTGTACATGCTCTTGCCTACAGAAAATGACTGTTACTATTTTTCTGGCTTAATAAATAACAGTTTCTCACTTTCCACCCACTGAAAATGAGTGAATTTGTCTATTTAAATTGACTGCCAAAAGTATCACCTTTATTTCCTGAAAGAAACAACTTATGAAATTCTGACCTATATGCAGAATGAagtttttgatgatgatgaagacGACTTCAACATGGCTGATGATAATGATGGTATGGACTAGTAGCCTCAACTACTTTTTTCATTTTTACTAAATAAAGAATTACATTTTTTTTGTTGGTTATATGTTACTTTTTTCATTTTTACTCGAtaaaaaattacatttttttgTTGGTTATATGTTATAGATCCTGTATTTACTTGTGATTTTTTTCCCACTGACAAACGTGTACACGAGTAACATGCTCAATACAGTTTATCAGTGGTAATTGAGGATATTTTGGGTTCTTAAAATAGATGTTATATCATCACTATTCACACACATGCACCCCACATTAATCTGTGCATGGAATTAGTACCAGCTAGACTAGTGAACTACGGAGCCAGTTTGGAACTATTGAACTAATGTGTCTGTTTGGTGCAGATGAACCATATTACTGAAGATTGCTGAGGAGGATATACATCTTTAGCTTTTTGCATAAATTTCTTCATTAGCTTTTTGAAAGATGATGTTACTAGCAGGAATGGATATAGGAGGCAGCGGGTTCATGACTTGTAAAATATCAGCATATATTCTCTACGGTTGGTTGAATCGTTAGCCTTGACCGATGCAAAATCATTGTATTCTCAACTGAGTGACGTGAGATTTAAAATTCTGCTGTCTTGTTCACTTTTTTTTTGTTAGAATTTCTTATTTACTTGACTCAGTAATCTACTGGGGAAGGCTACTGATCATTTTTTATTCGTTGTACCTTTCTTCACTATCTTAGACTGGAGTCTGTTTCTTATTTATTCTTTTAAATGGTGTAAAATATTGTTGTGCATTTGTGCCAATGTTTTATAGGCTCCCGGGGATTAAGATTCAAGGTATTAGCTTTGGTTTATATAATCCAGAAATCCAGGTCATTGATAAAATGATGTGCGTGCCTGAAAGTGTAATTATTTGATCATGGATATGGACATTCCAAGAATGAATTACAAGTTCATTGGTAAGACTAAGTATTAGAGGATGAATATAATTTAGTTGTATCTTACAATTTAACAATAATGATTTCAATCTAATTTGCCCTTCGAGCATAATTTATAATTTCACAAGATTTCATGGGAATCAGATGGAACTTATAACAATTTCGAATCAATTTGGTTATGTTATAAATATAATTCAAAGTCCGAAGCAATTATATTTTTCCAAATGAAAGATTTTAATATCCCATTATACCCTATATATGACATTATGAGTGATAATAACAAGATGAGCTGGCCCAAGACCCTCTTTTTTTTGGTGGTATGTAGGCTTAATTGTATGGATGAGAGAGGGTAGAAAATTCATTCTTAATACAGATAAATGGGAAAATTAATTTTTGTATGAACTCTTCCTCCGTCCCTTTTTAATTgtcatatttttatttatatcgATAAAATTGACTAATTTTTTTATCAAGGATTAAAAGTTATTATTATATCATTTTTAAAACTTGAAAATTACATATTAAATAGCATAAATATTCTATATAATATAATGATAtaacttttttattttattaattgattaaattttaATCAAATTTTAATCAAATTTTGATCAATTTGACCGCACAAAAGTTAAATGTGAAAATAAAAAATAGACGGACGAAGTATTTTTAAAGTTTTGCGAGAATAGAGTGCTAAAATACCAACTCTAAAATGAAAAATGTTATAGTGTGGATAAATAAATATTGGATAATATAAATAAACAACAAAAATATGTTAGTTGTATTATCCGGATGCATGCATTAGGTGTATGTAAATGTAAATAATAGAGGAGGGTGTGCGAGTGGGAGTAGCTAAACTGTACGTTACAAGAACGAAACCGAAATCTGTTTTGGCAACTCTACGAAAAATCAAAGTGTATTACATAGACAAAGTTAGCAGATAGGTTCAGCGAATGTGAGTGTGTCATCTCTAAAATCATCGTGTACCTTACTAGTATAAATCAAGTTGCGTGTCTCTCTTTCCTCTCTCCACAAAACACATCACCCTTTATATCCCCTCCCCCTCCCTAATTATTACTACTATTTAATAGTATAATTTGCTTTTGTGATCGATCGAAAGAGATACATAAAAATGGCGCTGAGACGTGGTGCTTCTTCTGCAATTCGTGCTTTAGCTTCCCACCGTTACTCTGCTTCTTCTTCATCCCTTACTTCTAGATTATTCTCTGTacgcctctctctctctctctctctgaattATAGTTTAACACTTAGGATCAGGCTGATCTACTTCACTTGAACTCTATAAAATCATTTAGGTATTTTTTTACATGATATTTAATAACCTGCAAATTATACTACATACTTCAGTTTTGATGACTGAGCCAGTAGGAATCAGACTcctattatatttatattaaaataattaaaaatcgTGGTCCAGTGTTACAAAATGACCAGAATCTCGTGATTTTCAGTTGAATTCTTAGTAGGAGCATATATAAAGGCACGGTAACTTTTTATTGAAGCCCCGCTGATTCTTACAAGTTCCTCCTTTTACAACTAGTAAATAATTAAATTGTATTTTTTACTCTTTTTCTAATTGTCGTTTCCATAATTAATCAGGCTTCCGCAGAGAGCAAGAAAATTGTTGGAGTCTTCTACAAGGCAAATGAATATGCTTCTGCTAATCCCAATTTTCTCGGTTGTGCTGAGAATGCTTTAGGCATTCGTGAGTGGCTGGAATCGAAAGGCCACCAATACATAGTCACTGATGATAAGGAAGGACCTGATTGCGGTAAGATTTATTGATCGTTGAGCTACATTTTTAGTTAAGTTAGAACCTTGGTCTTATTGTCAATCCATCATATAGTTGCATAGGAAAAAGTGTGTTGGACGATGAAGTCGGTGTTTGGTTTACTAAAGTCTTCTTTTTACAAACAAAGAAGTATAGTTTACACTTTACAGagtaatatataatattttaagaaGTGTTGTCTAAACTCAAGAAAAACTTACTAATCCTATACTACATTAAAGCTGAAATGATGGTGTCATAGCTATATATGGATCTGGAAAAGATGACTAGATAGACAACTGAGGTGTCTGTGGTCACCCTGCACCATGGGATTTATTTTACATGTACCATAAAGGGCAGTTCAGattattttttttgctaattacAGTTCAGAATCTTTTTTTCATTTCATATGCTTATTGCAATACATAGTTCTCATGTTAGTAAAATGCGCTATGTTGTAGGGAAATACCATTGCCACTACCTCTATACCTTCATATGATACAGACTATGTGCAAGATCGTTAAACTGTAGCATTTTGTTTGATGATTTTTCTCGAGATCCAGCTTACATTGTTGACTGAATGATTTGTAGCATTTATATATTATGTGCTCTTCCTGATTTCAGAATTGGAGAAACATATTCCTGATCTTCATGTCCTCATAAGTACTCCCTTCCATCCCGCCTATGTTACGGCTGAAAGAATTAAGAAGGCAAAAAATTTGCAGCTATTGCTCACAGCTGGAATTGGATCCGACCATATTGATCTGAATGCTGCAGCTGCAGCTGGGTTGACAGTTGCAGAGGTTACTGGAAGCAATACTGTTTCTGTTGCAGAAGATGAGCTCATGAGAATCCTCATTCTTGTTAGAAATTTCTTGCCCGGATACCATCAGGTTGTTAATGGCGAATGGAATGTTGCACAAATCGCGCACAGAGCTTATGATCTTGAAGGTAAAACTGTCGGAACTGTTGGCGCGGGACGTATTGGGAGGCTTTTACTCCAGAGGTTGAAGCCTTTTAATTGTAATCTCCTTTATCATGATCGCCTCAAGATGGAACCAGAAATCGAGAACCAAATAGGGGCGCAGTTTGAGGAGGATCTTGATAAGATGCTTCCAAAATGTGACATAATAGTCATCAACACTCCCTTGACTGAGAAAACCAAGTAAGAATCGTTTGCCCAACTTTGAAACTTAAGATGTCTTGATAATTTGCCCTTCAGCAATACAAGAAAATTGTACTTACCAGTAAATATCTGTAACATAGGGGATTGTTTGACAAAGCTAAGATATCCAAGTTGAAGAAAGGGGTTCTTATAGTTAACAACGCTCGAGGAGCTATTATGGATACACAAGCAGTCGTTGATGCTTGTTCCACTGGACATATAGCAGGCAAGTTTCAAAGTCCTATATAATATGTTAATAATTTTAAGCGTGAGGAAAAATTCTATATAGTTCTTGTATATATTCTACTTAACCTAATGTGCAAATGTCCCCGCTTAAACTATCCGCTGTGCATCAACCTCTAATCATGGTTTTTATCCTGAGTCTGAATATAGGTTATAGTGGAGATGTTTGGTACCCACAACCTGCTCCAAAGGATCATCCATGGCGTTACATGCCAAACCAAGCTATGACCCCTCATATTTCAGGCACCACCATTGATGCGCAGGTCTTCAGATACAATTCCATCAACTGTTTTTTTACATTGTTTTATGTTGAAGATATTACTAATGTATATGTAAATGATGACTGTGCAGTTGCGATATGCTGCTGGAGTCAAGGACATGCTAGATAGGTACTTCAAGGGAGAAGATTTCCCTGCTCAGCACTATATAGTAAAAGAGGGTGAATTAGCACCCCAGTATCGGTAGATTCTTGTTTTGCAGTTTGCGCTAATGGATGTGTACTGAGATATTGTTCTCCTGGATGTTATGTTTTAATAAGTTGTCTTGAATCAATAAGTCATGTTTCCTTCCCTGTTGTGATGAAACAAATGAACTTGTTTTTAATAAAACTCAACAACCTAATGCTCTACCGTGCTATGTAGTTTTCGTTAATTATGCATCTGGTTATTCATCATGTGTTTTGCTGGTAGTTATCATACTACCACCCAAGCAGGTATAAAAGACAGCTATTGAGCAGCCAAGTTGTATGACCATATTTGAAAGCATGATTCATATTTGAGCATATAGTTTGGTTAATTTCTGGTACTCTTTTGTTGTCATGTATATAAAAGTGATCATGGAAATATTTATGTTCTGAAGTCTGTAGGCCAACTTTTGTTGGACATACATCTAAATTTTATTAGTTCTACAGACTCAGGTAAATATTGTAATCTGCTGACCAGTATTAGCAAGTTGCCTGAAAGTGtagataaattttataaaaacattgTTCCTCTTACTGCTTTCCGTGACAAGATCCGAATACTCAAACATCAAGTAAAGGCAGCGACAGAGATACTACTATACTAAGAGGTGTTGGGTAATAAATAACAATTTATTAGTTACTCTTAAATTATTGTGCTAAATAAAGAGACTCTTGCATAACTATTATGGGATTTTGGGTTTACGGTTAATACATGAAACGAAACCTCAATTTATGTGTTAGTATTTGGATTATCCTCTTTCCTTCTTGGTGGATAAATTATTCCCAGAACATCCCTTAGAATACCATATCATTCTCGTTTAAACCATCCCCCTCATTCCCATTCTCAATAAGAAACTAACCATCAAAACGCTCCTTTAATCTAGTCTTGTTGCATGTTTTTTTTTGGGCGGAAGACCCGCGACATTGTTGGTACACGCTGTTAAAACTTGCTCATCTGCCCTTGTTTTAATAGCGTATGTGCTATCTGATGTGTACTTGTCCAGTTTAAGACTTAAGCTCACAAACACCTGAGCAAATATAGCTTCATTTCAAGTGAATGGTTTATTTGCACAGTCCAAATAAACAGAATTCCAAAACTAACCAGTCTATAAACTTAAACTCCCTTCACTTCAATATTTTTCGTGTGCTTAGACACAATGTGTGGTCTAAAACCACAGTTTCGTATTTTCACTATGTAAATACGGTGGAAAGCAGAAAATAATTCTTTTACAAATCACACTTTGAAATCTGAAAACAGAACATCAAAGATATGAGCAGCCATTTAGGTCTCACTATTCTGTCTAAGAAACTGCAAGTCCTTCATCTGCAGTTGTACAGCTTCTTTTGAAAGAGGTTTGGGCTCCGGATATTTGTCTTCAACTCCTTCAGCAACTCTATTTGCCTTGTCACTAACAATCCTATTTATTTCTGATTTTCCAACTGATGGAAAAACAACAGCTAGCATGATGCATAGTAATCTCTCATCCACTTCTTCTATCGGGTCCCTTCCAAAACAGCAAACATATATTGCTTCCATAGCTTTCTCCGCTCGAGCTTCAATTGGGATGGTAGGAGCCGGAGTTTTTGATTTGGATCGTCTCTGCAGGTATATAAACGAACTTTATAAGTAGACTGCAGGTATATAAACGCACTTCATAAGTAGATTGCAGGGAAGTTGGACTCTGACCAAATTGTTTAAAGTTTTCGACACTTTGTTTCCTAATCTGCTATTCAATTATGCAGCAGCTAATGACTGTGTCATAATGGATAGACTGGAGTGGATGATAATATGTGATACATATATGCGACCCTTTCAGTTGTTACACAAGCGAGTGTTTTAAGAATCAC
This sequence is a window from Apium graveolens cultivar Ventura chromosome 9, ASM990537v1, whole genome shotgun sequence. Protein-coding genes within it:
- the LOC141684655 gene encoding formate dehydrogenase, mitochondrial, with amino-acid sequence MALRRGASSAIRALASHRYSASSSSLTSRLFSASAESKKIVGVFYKANEYASANPNFLGCAENALGIREWLESKGHQYIVTDDKEGPDCELEKHIPDLHVLISTPFHPAYVTAERIKKAKNLQLLLTAGIGSDHIDLNAAAAAGLTVAEVTGSNTVSVAEDELMRILILVRNFLPGYHQVVNGEWNVAQIAHRAYDLEGKTVGTVGAGRIGRLLLQRLKPFNCNLLYHDRLKMEPEIENQIGAQFEEDLDKMLPKCDIIVINTPLTEKTKGLFDKAKISKLKKGVLIVNNARGAIMDTQAVVDACSTGHIAGYSGDVWYPQPAPKDHPWRYMPNQAMTPHISGTTIDAQLRYAAGVKDMLDRYFKGEDFPAQHYIVKEGELAPQYR